From one Babesia bovis T2Bo chromosome 3, whole genome shotgun sequence genomic stretch:
- a CDS encoding putative Tubulin beta chain, translating to MREIVHIQAGQCGNQIGAKFWEVISDEHGIDQSGTYHGDSDLQLERIDVFYNEATGGRYVPRAVLMDLEPGTMDSVRAGPFGQLFRPDNFVFGQTGAGNNWAKGHYTEGAELIDSVLDVVRKEAEGCDCLQGFQITHSLGGGTGSGMGTLLISKIREEYPDRIMETFSVFPSPKVSDTVVEPYNATLSVHQLVENADEVQVIDNEALYDICFRTLKLTTPTYGDLNHLVSAAMSGVTCSLRFPGQLNSDLRKLAVNLIPFPRLHFFMIGFAPLTSRGSQQYRALSVAELTQQMFDAKNMMCASDPRRGRYLTACAMFRGRMSTKEVDEQMSMVQNKNSSYFVEWIPHNTKSSVCDIPPKGLKMAVTFVGNSTAIQDMFKRVSEQFTAMFRRKAFLHWYTGEGMDEMEFTEAESNMNDLVSEYQQYQEATIDDDADDMVNDY from the exons ATGAGAGAAATCGTACACATCCAAGCCGGTCAGTGTGGTAACCAAATTGGTGCCAAATTCTGGGAAGTCATCTCCGATGAACATGGAATCGACCAG AGCGGTACTTACCACGGAGATAGCGACCTCCAGCTGGAGCGCATAGATGTCTTCTACAATGAAGCTACCGGTGGAAGATACGTTCCACGCGCTGTACTCATGGACCTCGAACCCGGAACCATGGATTCAGTGCGCGCCGGACCTTTCGGACAACTATTCAGACCAGACAACTTCGTATTCGGTCAAACCGGTGCCGGTAACAACTGGGCCAAGGGTCATTACACCGAAGGTGCGGAACTTATCGACTCAGTCCTTGATGTCGTACGCAAGGAAGCAGAAGGATGTGATTGCCTGCAGGGATTCCAAATTACACACTCACTCGGTGGAGGTACCGGAAGTGGTATGGGAACCCTACTCATCAGCAAAATACGCGAAGAGTACCCAGACAGAATCATGGAAACTTTCTCTGTTTTCCCATCACCAAAGGTCTCCGATACCGTCGTAGAACCTTACAACGCCACTCTCTCTGTGCACCAACTAGTAGAAAACGCCGATGAAGTACAGGTCATTGACAATGAAGCGCTGTATGATATCTGCTTCCGTACACTCAAGTTGACAACGCCAACATACGGAGACCTCAACCATCTGGTTTCAGCAGCCATGTCCGGTGTAACATGCTCACTGCGATTCCCCGGACAACTCAACTCTGACCTCAGGAAACTTGCCGTTAACCTTATCCCCTTCCCCAGGTTACACTTCTTCATGATCGGATTCGCACCACTCACCAGCAGAGGAAGCCAGCAGTACAGAGCACTCTCAGTGGCCGAACTTACACAACAAATGTTCGACGCCAAGAACATGATGTGCGCCTCAGACCCAAGGAGAGGTAGATACCTCACCGCTTGCGCTATGTTCAGAGGAAGAATGAGTACCAAGGAAGTTGATGAACAAATGTCCATGGTCCAGAACAAAAACAGCTCATACTTCGTAGAATGGATCCCACACAACACAAAGTCAAGTGTTTGTGACATACCACCAAAGGGACTCAAGATGGCCGTCACCTTCGTAGGAAACTCTACCGCCATCCAGGACATGTTCAAGAGAGTATCAGAACAATTCACAGCCATGTTCAGAAGAAAGGCCTTCCTTCACTGGTATACCGGAGAAGGTATGGACGAAATGGAATTCACAGAAGCCGAATCGAACATGAACGATCTAGTCAGCGAATACCAACAGTACCAAGAAGCAACCATCGACGACGATGCCGATGACATGGTAAATGATTATTGA
- a CDS encoding putative CCR4-NOT transcription complex subunit 9, with protein sequence MDHADALSSSHMNDGSLQVSGQSVKSVKSGGGSSAVSEKVPESVLQQLILDLAVPEKREYALAELSKQREHHPDLPVLLWYSFGTMATLLYEIVSVYHYLHPMSLSMSDSTKASNSLTLLQCIASHPQTRRVFLAAHIPLFLYPFLNSSCKSRRLEYLKLTCLGVIGALVKSDDEEVICFLLNTEIIALCLRIMETGSDISKTVAIFIVQKIMLDDRGLAYVCATPERFYAVAAVLNSMVMGFLENPSRRILKHVVRCYLRLSENPRAREMLRKCLPKPLRKIDPVFYPCLREEPMLKKWLLQLICDTEPLPEMSSPS encoded by the exons ATGGATCATGCTGATGCTTTATCATCTAGCCATATGAACGATGGTTCATTGCAGGTTAGTGGCCAGAGCGTCAAATCGGTTAAATCCGGTGGCGGTTCTTCCGCTGTGAGTGAGAAGGTACCTGAAAGTGTGCTTCAACAATTGATATTGGACCTTGCTGTGCCCGAGAAGCGTGAATATGCCTTGGCTGAGTTGTCCAAGCAGCGTGAGCATCACCCTGACTTGCCTGTACTGCTATGGTATTCCTTTGGTACCATGGCAACTTTATTGTATGAGATTGTATCGGTATA TCACTATTTACATCCGATGAGTCTTTCGATGTCTGACTCTACCAAGGCTTCCAATTCACTGACGCTTCTTCAATGTATCGCATCTCATCCTCAAACACGTCGTGTATTTCTTGCAG CTCATATCcctttatttttatatccATTTTTAAATTCATCATGCAAGAGTCGTCGTCTTGAGTATTTGAAGTTGACTTGTCTAGGTGTGATTGGTGCTTTGGTAAAG AGCGACGACGAGGAAGTCATTTGTTTTCTATTGAACACTGAGATTATAGCGTTGTGTCTTCGGATTATGGAAACTGGTTCGGATATTTCAAAGACT GTGGCCATATTCATTGTGCAGAAGATAATGTTGGATGATCGTGGTTTGGCATATGTTTGTGCTACTCCTGAGCGTTTTTACGCTGTTGCTGCTGTATTGAACAGTATGGTAATGGGTTTCCTTGAGAATCCATCTCGTCGTATATTAAAGCACGTTGTTCGTTGTTATTTACGTTTATCGGAAAACCCTCGTGCTCGTGAGATGCTGCGTAAGTGTTTACCCAAGCCATTGCGTAAGAT CGACCCTGTATTTTACCCATGTTTACGTGAGGAGCCCATGTTGAAGAAGTGGCTTCTTCAGTTGATTTGTGACACTGAGCCACTGCCCGAGATGTCATCACCTTCTTAG